One Brassica napus cultivar Da-Ae chromosome C2, Da-Ae, whole genome shotgun sequence DNA window includes the following coding sequences:
- the LOC106381593 gene encoding uncharacterized protein LOC106381593, with product MAGVEVEKTVPNTEEKTMTEMPKETVHTTDDSATAVEVEIKEEEEVPKVEKETEKTEIAPVKEEKPVEIPGAVEEKDVKQAGEEEKTVEVKTA from the exons ATGGCTGGTGTTGAG GTTGAGAAAACAGTACCAAACACAGAAGAGAAGACGATGACCGAGATGCCTAAGGAAACAGTTCATACGACAGATGACTCGGCCACTGCGGTTGAAGTagaaatcaaagaagaagaagaagtaccAAAGGTAGAGAAAGAGACTGAAAAAACCGAGATAGCTCCGGTTAAAGAGGAGAAACCGGTTGAAATTCCGGGAGCTGTGGAGGAGAAAGATGTTAAGCAAgctggagaagaggagaagactGTTGAAGTCAAGACAGCGTAA